One genomic region from Patescibacteria group bacterium encodes:
- a CDS encoding PBP1A family penicillin-binding protein has translation MALPHHIQSPKSWKRPSYERFKKPNRTHLKPLPRNKPLGIILFKKMREILRSKAAGFSPRKNLWNNFWKGAVSVIVLGILVGSVFFVGVLAWFNKDLPDPNKIIERSLAQSTKIYDRTGEHLLYEIHGDAKRTVIKLNELPEYVKWATIDIEDKNFYKHGGFSLWAIFRTTVSNILFDKKAGGSTITQQFIKNAILTNEKTYTRKIKELILAYQIEKKFSKDEILQMYFNEIPYGSTVYGIQSAAQNFFGKDAKDLTLAEAALLAALPQRPTYLSPHGNHTDELFSRQKYILDLMVKYGHLEEKEAAKAKEEKITFKNKAENITAPHFVMYVKELLTDKYGEKSVAEGGLKVYTTLDWDKQKNAEEAVTNGIKKIEQYGGNNAALVSLDAPTGQILAMVGSRDYFDNEHDGQVNVTLSPRQPGSSFKPIVYAAAFEKGYTPNTVLYDVNTVFKTEIKDYEPKNYDLKEHGPVTIRQALAGSLNIPAVKTIYLAGIDKVLDLAEKMGYTTLKDRSRFGLSLVLGGGEVRLLEHTAAYAVFANEGVYFEPSAILKVEDRTGKILEEFSKKSRDVLDKNIAQEITSILSDNNARTFIFGAENLLHLEDRPVAAKTGTTNDYHDAWTVGYTPDLATGVWVGNNNNKEMKRGADGSVIAAPIWQAYMKKTLMGTEVKKFNDPEIPKTGKAVLDGENFGQIKVNIDKASGKLATEYTPPSQIEEKIFQEAHCLLYYIRKDDPLGPPPDNPADDPQYQNWEEAVQKWAAAQGFITQPPPTEYDDVHLPRYQPVINITSHNINETVSTRDIVITVQTSAPRGMRRVEYFIDNKLMTKVYSLPFTLNYHLKNVSNGFHTIKAVAYDDVDNNNSAEITLNFNLPTEAITINWIGPKDNSTFYASSFPLTLSAELSLLANVAKVDFYYEDANGNPQRIDSLIRPASEILEAHWVKPPAAGKYKLYMEVTDELDNKYQSEYINVTIQ, from the coding sequence ATGGCTCTACCGCATCATATTCAGTCCCCTAAAAGCTGGAAAAGGCCCTCTTATGAGAGATTTAAGAAGCCGAACCGTACTCATCTCAAACCCCTGCCTCGCAATAAACCGCTGGGGATTATTTTGTTTAAAAAAATGCGGGAAATTCTGCGAAGCAAGGCCGCAGGATTTTCTCCTCGAAAAAATCTTTGGAATAACTTTTGGAAAGGGGCTGTTTCTGTTATTGTTTTAGGTATTCTGGTGGGAAGCGTCTTTTTCGTAGGAGTACTCGCTTGGTTTAATAAAGACCTGCCCGACCCTAACAAAATAATAGAGCGCAGTTTAGCTCAAAGCACTAAGATTTATGACCGGACCGGAGAACATCTACTTTACGAAATTCATGGCGATGCCAAAAGAACAGTAATTAAATTAAACGAACTGCCGGAATATGTTAAGTGGGCGACAATTGACATTGAAGATAAAAATTTTTATAAACACGGCGGTTTTAGTTTGTGGGCGATTTTTCGAACCACTGTCAGCAACATTCTTTTTGATAAAAAGGCGGGCGGTTCCACTATCACCCAACAATTTATCAAAAATGCCATACTCACCAACGAAAAAACTTACACCCGAAAAATCAAAGAATTGATTCTCGCTTATCAAATAGAAAAAAAGTTTTCCAAAGACGAAATTCTGCAAATGTATTTTAATGAAATCCCCTACGGTTCCACGGTTTATGGTATTCAGTCGGCCGCGCAAAATTTTTTCGGCAAAGATGCCAAGGATTTAACTTTAGCCGAAGCCGCGCTATTAGCCGCACTGCCTCAACGCCCGACATATCTTTCTCCTCACGGCAATCATACCGATGAACTTTTCTCCCGCCAAAAATATATTCTTGATTTGATGGTAAAATACGGACATCTTGAAGAGAAAGAAGCGGCCAAGGCCAAAGAAGAAAAAATAACTTTCAAAAACAAGGCGGAAAATATTACCGCCCCGCATTTTGTGATGTATGTTAAAGAATTACTAACAGATAAATATGGGGAAAAATCGGTGGCCGAAGGCGGACTTAAAGTTTACACTACACTTGATTGGGATAAACAAAAAAACGCTGAGGAAGCGGTAACTAATGGTATTAAAAAAATAGAGCAGTATGGGGGCAACAACGCGGCGCTTGTTTCTTTGGACGCCCCTACCGGACAAATTTTAGCCATGGTTGGTTCGCGGGATTATTTTGACAATGAACACGATGGACAGGTGAACGTCACCTTAAGCCCGCGCCAGCCCGGGTCATCTTTTAAACCCATAGTTTACGCCGCGGCCTTTGAAAAAGGATACACCCCCAACACGGTTCTTTATGACGTTAATACCGTTTTTAAAACAGAAATCAAAGATTACGAACCAAAAAACTATGACCTTAAAGAACACGGGCCCGTCACTATCAGACAAGCTCTGGCAGGGTCACTCAATATCCCGGCAGTCAAAACAATTTACTTGGCCGGCATTGATAAGGTTCTGGATTTAGCGGAAAAAATGGGCTATACCACGCTGAAAGACCGCAGCCGCTTCGGCCTTTCCTTAGTACTCGGCGGCGGGGAAGTAAGGTTGCTGGAACACACCGCGGCCTACGCCGTCTTTGCCAACGAGGGTGTTTATTTTGAACCTTCGGCCATTCTTAAAGTAGAAGACCGAACCGGGAAAATACTTGAAGAATTTAGCAAAAAATCACGTGATGTTTTAGATAAAAATATCGCCCAAGAAATTACCAGTATTCTTTCTGACAATAACGCCCGAACTTTTATTTTCGGCGCAGAAAACCTTCTCCATTTGGAAGACCGTCCGGTGGCCGCTAAAACCGGAACGACTAACGACTATCATGATGCCTGGACAGTTGGTTACACTCCGGATCTCGCCACCGGCGTCTGGGTAGGCAACAATAATAATAAGGAAATGAAACGCGGAGCCGACGGGTCGGTAATCGCCGCTCCCATTTGGCAGGCCTACATGAAAAAAACGCTGATGGGAACAGAAGTCAAAAAATTTAACGACCCGGAAATACCCAAAACTGGCAAGGCAGTTCTGGACGGAGAAAATTTCGGGCAAATTAAGGTCAACATAGATAAGGCCAGCGGCAAATTGGCAACTGAATACACGCCGCCAAGTCAGATTGAAGAAAAAATCTTTCAGGAGGCGCACTGCCTGCTTTATTATATCCGCAAAGACGACCCGCTGGGTCCGCCGCCGGACAATCCGGCTGATGACCCGCAATACCAAAATTGGGAAGAGGCCGTGCAAAAATGGGCGGCGGCGCAAGGATTTATCACTCAACCTCCGCCGACGGAATATGATGACGTTCATCTGCCCCGCTATCAGCCGGTAATTAACATCACTTCGCATAATATTAACGAAACCGTCAGTACGAGAGATATTGTTATAACAGTTCAGACCTCGGCGCCGCGCGGGATGAGACGGGTGGAATATTTTATAGATAATAAATTAATGACAAAAGTTTATTCTCTCCCCTTTACTCTTAATTACCACCTGAAAAATGTGAGTAACGGCTTTCATACCATTAAGGCCGTGGCTTATGACGACGTAGATAATAACAATTCGGCGGAAATCACCCTTAATTTTAATTTGCCGACTGAAGCGATAACCATCAACTGGATCGGGCCGAAAGATAATTCTACTTTTTACGCCTCCAGCTTCCCTCTAACCCTCTCGGCCGAGCTCTCGCTTCTGGCCAACGTCGCCAAGGTTGATTTTTATTATGAAGATGCCAACGGCAACCCGCAACGCATTGATTCTCTTATCAGACCCGCCTCCGAAATACTGGAAGCCCACTGGGTGAAACCGCCAGCCGCCGGAAAATACAAACTTTATATGGAAGTCACTGACGAACTGGATAATAAATATCAAAGTGAATATATAAATGTAACCATCCAGTAA
- a CDS encoding phosphoribosylaminoimidazolesuccinocarboxamide synthase, with translation MENEKGEEIAVGKTKIIWSNSGNVNQVLIESKPDITAEDGVKKDILEGKDILATTTTCNVFTLLNSSGIKTHFLKQVDEKTFLARRVRMIPIKIVQRRLATGSYLERNLDVAEGFVFEELISELFLKDDAQHDPLMVWNNEEKGFDIYDPQKPLSAGKKKHLSARTALNLPFSREQVLELEEIGKKVFLVLEKAWAKEGVTLVDFKIECGFDYETGELLVADVIDNDSWRLWPDGDKSQKKDKDVYRQAEVVDEAKKDELKKNYKEVALATGKFVL, from the coding sequence ATGGAAAACGAAAAAGGGGAAGAGATTGCCGTGGGTAAAACCAAAATCATTTGGTCAAATTCAGGCAATGTTAATCAGGTGTTGATTGAAAGTAAGCCAGACATCACCGCCGAAGACGGGGTGAAAAAAGATATTTTAGAGGGCAAAGATATCTTGGCAACGACCACAACCTGCAATGTTTTTACTCTGCTTAATTCCTCGGGAATTAAAACGCATTTTCTGAAACAGGTGGACGAAAAAACTTTTCTGGCCCGCCGCGTCAGGATGATACCAATAAAAATCGTCCAGCGCCGTTTGGCCACTGGCTCTTATTTAGAACGCAATCTAGATGTAGCAGAGGGGTTTGTGTTCGAAGAGCTGATTAGCGAACTTTTTTTGAAGGATGATGCCCAACACGACCCGTTGATGGTTTGGAATAACGAAGAAAAAGGTTTTGATATTTATGACCCCCAAAAACCATTGTCCGCGGGTAAAAAGAAACATCTCTCCGCCCGCACGGCGCTTAATTTGCCCTTCAGCCGTGAACAGGTTCTGGAACTGGAGGAGATTGGGAAAAAAGTTTTTCTCGTTTTAGAAAAGGCCTGGGCTAAGGAAGGTGTCACATTGGTTGACTTCAAAATTGAATGCGGCTTTGATTATGAAACCGGAGAACTGCTGGTCGCGGATGTAATTGACAATGATTCGTGGCGCCTGTGGCCCGACGGTGATAAGTCCCAAAAAAAAGACAAAGATGTTTATCGCCAGGCCGAAGTTGTTGATGAAGCCAAAAAGGACGAGCTTAAGAAAAATTACAAAGAGGTCGCCCTCGCGACCGGAAAATTTGTACTTTAA
- a CDS encoding NTP transferase domain-containing protein, with protein sequence MTQVVILAAGHGTRMKSKLPKVLQEVKGVPIIQRLVGSVINSGVSQKPVVVVSHDGGAIKDYLGDLCDYAVQEEQLGTGHAVACARENLSDADNVLVLYGDHPFLKPETIKKLSELHISSPSPLTMMTIKLDDFNDWKKVFYDFGRILRNEAGQIIGIREKKDANEAELQIKEVNPALFCFNGAWLWDNILKINRNNNQGEYYLTDLVALAMSDGHSIDSLEVDPRESLGLNTPEHLQIAEELF encoded by the coding sequence ATGACTCAAGTCGTTATTTTGGCCGCCGGACACGGCACCAGAATGAAATCAAAATTACCCAAGGTCTTGCAGGAAGTTAAGGGCGTGCCGATTATTCAGCGTCTGGTGGGTTCGGTTATCAATTCCGGAGTGAGCCAAAAGCCGGTGGTGGTGGTGAGCCATGATGGAGGCGCTATTAAAGATTATTTGGGCGACCTGTGTGATTACGCGGTGCAGGAAGAACAATTGGGAACCGGCCATGCCGTGGCTTGCGCGCGGGAGAATTTGTCCGACGCCGATAACGTTTTGGTTTTATACGGCGACCATCCTTTTTTAAAACCGGAGACAATCAAAAAATTGAGCGAGCTGCACATCTCCTCACCCAGCCCGCTTACCATGATGACTATTAAACTTGATGATTTTAACGATTGGAAAAAAGTTTTTTACGATTTTGGCAGAATTTTAAGAAATGAAGCCGGACAAATTATCGGCATCAGGGAGAAAAAAGACGCCAATGAAGCGGAGCTTCAGATTAAAGAAGTGAATCCCGCGCTATTTTGTTTCAATGGCGCGTGGCTGTGGGATAATATCTTAAAAATAAACAGAAACAATAATCAGGGGGAGTATTATTTGACCGACCTGGTGGCTTTGGCTATGTCTGATGGACACAGTATTGATTCTCTGGAGGTTGACCCGCGGGAAAGTTTGGGATTGAATACGCCGGAACATCTGCAAATCGCGGAAGAATTATTTTAA
- the polA gene encoding DNA polymerase I, translating to MAKKKQFIIIDGYALLHRAWHAIPPLTTKSGELVNAVYGFTSILLTVLKEFKPEYVAVALDRKEPTFRHQEYKEYKATREKQPEELYVQLNRVREIVGAFGIPIYEKSGFEADDVIGTICAKKSVDTKEIESVIVTGDMDTLQLVDDNTVVYTLRKGIKDTVLYDERGVRERFDGLNPDQLIDYKALRGDASDNISGVPGIGEKTALNLVKEFGNLENLYKNLDSEKISDKVRGLLKENKDKAFLSKHLVTIVRDVPLELNLDATKFGEFDREKISKIFQELQFSSLLKRIPGLGADESVAASKKKLQTRASWDYSLINDSKSFKKFLAELKKQKIFCVDTETTSLDFLQARLLGISFCWKASQAFYVVTKPEFIKELKPLLEDEKVKKVGHHLKYDLEILKEAGINLRGMGFDTMLASYLLNPGSRAHKLDTIVFNELGHRMISFEDLVGTGKNKVMITDVPVEKLAEYSCEDADYTWQLKKNLEAGLVKEKLAELLEKLEMPLIEVLATMEKSGVKIDSQFLKKMSKKMSARLEDLAKEIYKIAGVAFNINSPLQLKEILFDKLKISTQGLKKIKTGISTAAPELEKMRGRHKIIDLISEHRELAKLKSTYLDALPKLVSEVDGRVHTSFNQTITATGRLSSSDPNLQNIPIRTELGREIRKAFIAEKGFKILSADYSQIELRVLAHIADDKNMIKAFREGQDIHTTTAAKINNVAPSEVTGEQRRAAKAVNFGIAYGMGANRLAQSTGMSREEAQEFIGRYFGLYPNIKKYIEGTKNFALRHGYVQTLFGRKRYLPDITSGLPQLRSAAERMAINMPIQGTAADLIKMAMIVIYKELPAISKTARMLLQVHDELVFEVPEQEAKKVGEFIKEKMENIFKLKVPLIVDVTLGDNWGAKG from the coding sequence ATGGCTAAGAAAAAACAGTTTATTATTATTGATGGCTATGCCCTGCTTCATCGGGCGTGGCATGCCATTCCTCCGCTGACCACCAAATCCGGGGAGCTGGTTAACGCGGTCTATGGTTTCACTTCAATTCTATTGACAGTGCTCAAAGAATTTAAACCCGAATATGTGGCCGTGGCGCTGGACCGTAAAGAGCCAACCTTCCGCCATCAAGAATATAAAGAATATAAGGCAACTCGCGAGAAACAGCCAGAAGAGCTTTACGTGCAACTGAACAGAGTGCGCGAAATTGTCGGGGCATTTGGCATACCGATTTACGAAAAATCCGGGTTTGAAGCCGATGATGTTATTGGCACTATTTGCGCCAAAAAATCAGTGGACACCAAAGAAATTGAATCCGTAATTGTCACCGGTGATATGGACACATTGCAGTTAGTTGATGACAATACCGTGGTTTATACTTTGCGCAAAGGCATTAAAGACACGGTTCTTTACGATGAACGCGGGGTGCGCGAAAGATTTGACGGGCTAAATCCCGACCAACTTATTGATTATAAGGCTTTGCGTGGCGACGCTTCTGATAATATCTCCGGCGTGCCGGGCATTGGAGAAAAAACAGCGCTGAATTTAGTTAAAGAATTCGGCAATCTGGAAAATCTTTACAAAAATTTAGACAGCGAAAAGATTAGCGATAAAGTCAGGGGCCTACTGAAAGAAAATAAAGATAAAGCTTTTTTAAGTAAACATCTGGTGACTATTGTCCGTGATGTCCCCCTGGAACTTAATCTGGACGCCACGAAATTTGGAGAATTTGACAGAGAAAAAATTAGCAAGATTTTTCAGGAATTACAATTTTCCTCTCTCTTAAAGAGAATACCAGGATTGGGAGCAGATGAGAGTGTGGCAGCCAGTAAAAAAAAACTTCAAACCCGGGCCAGTTGGGACTATTCCCTGATTAACGACTCCAAAAGTTTCAAAAAATTTTTAGCGGAACTAAAAAAACAGAAGATATTTTGCGTAGATACCGAGACCACCAGCTTGGATTTTCTTCAGGCGCGGTTGCTCGGTATTTCTTTTTGTTGGAAAGCCAGCCAGGCTTTTTATGTAGTGACCAAACCGGAATTTATTAAAGAGTTAAAGCCCCTTTTGGAAGATGAAAAAGTTAAAAAAGTCGGTCATCACCTTAAATACGATTTGGAGATACTGAAAGAAGCGGGAATTAATTTGCGGGGGATGGGTTTTGACACCATGCTTGCTTCTTATCTTTTAAACCCGGGTTCGCGAGCGCATAAATTGGACACCATTGTTTTTAACGAGCTTGGTCATCGCATGATTTCTTTTGAAGATTTGGTGGGGACCGGCAAAAATAAGGTGATGATTACCGATGTTCCAGTGGAAAAATTGGCCGAGTATTCCTGCGAGGATGCGGATTACACTTGGCAACTTAAAAAAAATCTGGAAGCCGGGCTAGTCAAAGAGAAACTCGCCGAACTTTTGGAAAAACTGGAAATGCCGCTAATTGAGGTTTTGGCGACTATGGAAAAGTCAGGAGTCAAGATAGATTCACAGTTTTTAAAGAAGATGTCCAAAAAAATGAGCGCTCGCCTTGAGGATTTAGCTAAAGAAATTTATAAAATCGCCGGAGTGGCCTTTAATATCAATTCCCCGCTGCAACTTAAAGAAATTTTATTTGATAAATTGAAGATTTCCACTCAAGGACTAAAAAAAATCAAGACCGGGATTTCTACCGCCGCTCCTGAATTGGAAAAAATGCGCGGCCGGCATAAAATCATTGATTTAATCTCTGAACATCGTGAGCTGGCCAAATTAAAATCAACTTATCTTGACGCCCTGCCCAAACTAGTCAGCGAAGTTGACGGGCGGGTGCACACGAGTTTTAACCAAACCATTACTGCCACTGGCCGGCTTTCCTCTTCTGACCCCAATTTGCAGAATATCCCCATTCGCACCGAACTGGGACGAGAAATCCGCAAGGCCTTTATTGCCGAAAAGGGCTTTAAGATTTTGTCTGCCGATTATTCACAAATCGAACTGCGGGTTTTAGCTCACATTGCCGATGATAAAAATATGATTAAAGCCTTCCGCGAAGGGCAGGACATCCATACGACCACGGCCGCCAAAATTAATAACGTGGCACCAAGCGAGGTAACCGGAGAACAGCGGCGGGCGGCTAAAGCCGTAAATTTTGGCATTGCTTATGGGATGGGCGCTAATCGCTTGGCGCAAAGCACTGGTATGTCGCGCGAAGAAGCGCAGGAATTCATCGGGCGGTATTTTGGTTTGTACCCCAATATAAAAAAATACATAGAAGGTACAAAAAATTTCGCTCTGCGCCATGGTTATGTACAGACACTTTTCGGCCGCAAGAGATATCTGCCGGATATTACTTCCGGACTGCCCCAGCTGCGGTCCGCGGCGGAGCGCATGGCTATTAATATGCCTATTCAGGGTACGGCGGCGGATTTGATTAAAATGGCGATGATTGTTATTTATAAAGAATTGCCGGCAATCAGTAAAACGGCGAGGATGCTTTTGCAAGTGCATGATGAGCTGGTTTTTGAAGTGCCGGAGCAAGAGGCGAAAAAAGTCGGGGAATTTATAAAAGAAAAGATGGAGAACATTTTTAAATTAAAAGTCCCCCTGATTGTTGATGTGACGCTTGGCGATAATTGGGGAGCCAAGGGATAA
- the dnaN gene encoding DNA polymerase III subunit beta: MKLSCTQENLNQGLFVVGHIASKNTNLPILGNVLIEAKEGGVKLRATNLEIGVSCIIRGKVDEEGEFTVQSKVFSDYIALLPKEKVDLTLEDQELIVSCDNYHTKIKGVPAVDFPLIPQIDKKNPIICGVRELKEALAQVGFAVSLSNTRPEIGGIFFKVNDSQLILAATDSYRLAEKKIKLKQGLNTENSVIIPSKTIQELSRILGGLKKEGEEESEDNVEIYFGENQILFVYNGVEIISRLIEGQYPDYNQIVPKDFKTECFVGVADVANAVKTASLFARSGIYDVTLNFNPADDNVEVSAVNNQLGENKAKVVAKITGADNKIVLNYRYLLDGLNNLGKEEAKMELIDADNPCIIRPANTEGYLYIVMPIKQ, translated from the coding sequence ATGAAACTCTCCTGTACTCAAGAAAATTTAAATCAAGGTTTATTTGTGGTTGGGCATATCGCCAGTAAAAATACCAATTTGCCGATTCTCGGCAATGTCCTCATCGAGGCCAAAGAAGGAGGGGTAAAATTACGAGCGACAAATCTGGAAATCGGCGTGAGTTGTATTATCCGCGGCAAAGTTGATGAAGAGGGTGAGTTTACGGTGCAGTCAAAAGTTTTTTCTGATTATATCGCCCTTCTGCCTAAGGAGAAAGTTGATTTGACGCTTGAAGACCAAGAGTTAATTGTGAGTTGTGATAATTACCATACTAAAATTAAGGGCGTACCGGCCGTGGATTTCCCCCTGATTCCTCAAATAGATAAAAAAAACCCGATTATTTGCGGCGTCAGAGAGTTGAAAGAGGCCTTGGCCCAGGTTGGTTTTGCTGTTTCTTTAAGCAATACCAGGCCGGAAATCGGCGGCATCTTTTTTAAAGTCAACGACAGCCAGCTTATTTTAGCCGCTACCGACAGCTATCGGCTGGCGGAAAAGAAAATAAAATTAAAGCAGGGATTAAATACCGAAAATAGCGTTATTATCCCCTCTAAAACCATTCAGGAACTGTCGCGCATTTTGGGAGGGTTGAAAAAGGAGGGAGAGGAAGAAAGTGAAGATAATGTGGAAATTTATTTTGGAGAGAATCAAATTTTATTTGTTTATAATGGCGTGGAAATAATTTCCCGTTTAATTGAAGGCCAGTACCCGGATTATAACCAGATTGTGCCGAAAGATTTTAAAACAGAGTGTTTTGTCGGAGTAGCGGATGTTGCTAATGCCGTAAAGACCGCTAGTTTGTTTGCTCGTTCGGGAATTTATGATGTTACGCTAAATTTTAATCCAGCAGATGACAATGTGGAGGTGAGCGCCGTAAATAATCAGCTTGGCGAAAATAAAGCCAAAGTGGTGGCTAAAATTACCGGCGCGGATAATAAAATAGTTTTGAATTATCGTTATCTTTTAGATGGGCTAAATAATTTAGGCAAAGAGGAGGCCAAGATGGAATTAATTGATGCAGACAATCCCTGTATTATTCGTCCAGCCAATACCGAGGGGTATCTTTACATTGTTATGCCCATTAAACAGTAA
- the holA gene encoding DNA polymerase III subunit delta, translated as MIIYLCGEDTFRSRQKQQELKEKFIRERDKSGLNVAEIDGAKISFGELEQQILTAPFLSEKRFVAISNLSENKATAEEMVEFLEKHQKRDDVIMAFWEEGSPKNKLTKFLSEQKYFQEFVPLDDSALGHWISEEVKKRGGRINSLAVRTLVEYVGNNLWQLSNELDKLLAYKNKQEILKEDVEELVRTKFDDNIFGLVDALGNKNKKEALRLLKNQLSFGSSASYIISMLNRQYRILLEVQEALGETSNSLARRLKIHPFVAKKALVQARRYNFEELKNIYRQLLEIDKKTKTTSWEPELLVDLLMAKV; from the coding sequence ATGATTATCTATCTTTGTGGCGAGGATACTTTTCGCTCAAGACAAAAACAGCAGGAATTAAAAGAAAAATTTATCCGCGAACGGGATAAATCCGGATTGAATGTCGCAGAAATAGACGGGGCTAAAATTAGTTTTGGAGAGTTAGAGCAGCAGATACTAACCGCTCCTTTTTTGTCAGAAAAGCGTTTTGTGGCTATCAGCAACCTTTCGGAGAATAAAGCCACAGCCGAGGAGATGGTTGAATTTTTAGAAAAACATCAAAAGAGGGACGATGTTATTATGGCGTTTTGGGAAGAAGGGTCTCCCAAAAACAAGCTGACTAAATTTTTATCCGAACAAAAATATTTTCAGGAATTTGTTCCGCTTGATGATTCGGCTCTCGGTCACTGGATTTCCGAAGAGGTGAAAAAACGCGGGGGGAGAATCAACTCTTTGGCGGTGCGGACTTTAGTTGAGTATGTCGGCAACAACCTTTGGCAGTTAAGTAATGAATTGGATAAACTTTTGGCTTATAAAAATAAGCAAGAAATTTTAAAGGAAGACGTGGAAGAGCTGGTTCGCACCAAATTTGATGACAACATTTTCGGTTTAGTGGATGCTTTGGGAAATAAAAATAAGAAAGAGGCGCTCCGTCTTTTGAAAAATCAGCTATCCTTTGGCTCGTCCGCCAGCTACATAATTTCCATGCTTAATCGCCAGTACAGAATTCTTTTGGAAGTTCAGGAAGCGCTTGGAGAAACCTCCAATTCTTTGGCCCGTCGCTTGAAGATTCATCCTTTTGTGGCTAAAAAAGCGTTGGTGCAGGCCCGGCGTTATAATTTTGAAGAATTAAAAAACATTTATCGGCAATTATTAGAAATAGACAAAAAAACAAAAACTACTTCCTGGGAGCCGGAATTGCTGGTTGACCTTTTGATGGCCAAGGTTTAA
- the dnaA gene encoding chromosomal replication initiator protein DnaA: MQNDQLWQAVLGELELQLSKANFTTWFRGTFISSREESKVIVGVPNAFTKSWLEKKYHESILKALQSLTERQIREIFFKVETKKLSEPEATNLIRDIKKIEQEETEPALSSFGLNNRYTFDKFIVGKGNELAYAACKAVAQTPGKTYNPLFIYGGVGLGKTHLLQAVGHALAQCQNCKIMYVTSEKFTNEYIQAVKNGRGKEFKDAYRNVDLLLIDDIQFIAGKEGTQEEFFHTFNHLHQSNKQIVLTSDRPPKAIPALEKRLLSRFEWGMIADVSAPDLETRIAILEAKLKEKNYALEREIVSFIASHVQNNIRELEGALNRIMAFNQFNNTPINLENVKNILSTISRPASGGRANITPKTLIKTVAEFYDLAIEELIGKSREKRLAYPRQIIMYLMREEVQSSYPAIGQELGGRDHTTAMHAYHKIIGEIENCEKTKQEISAIKERLYNC, translated from the coding sequence ATGCAAAACGATCAACTTTGGCAAGCCGTTTTAGGAGAGTTAGAGCTACAACTTTCCAAAGCAAATTTTACCACGTGGTTTCGCGGGACTTTTATTTCTTCTCGCGAAGAAAGTAAGGTCATAGTCGGCGTGCCTAATGCTTTTACTAAAAGTTGGTTGGAAAAAAAATATCACGAATCCATTTTAAAAGCTTTACAGAGTTTAACCGAAAGACAAATCAGGGAAATATTTTTTAAGGTAGAAACGAAAAAATTAAGCGAGCCGGAAGCGACAAACTTAATCAGGGACATAAAAAAAATAGAACAGGAAGAAACGGAACCAGCCCTTTCTTCTTTTGGTCTTAACAATCGCTACACATTTGATAAGTTTATTGTCGGTAAGGGCAATGAACTGGCTTATGCCGCCTGCAAAGCAGTAGCCCAAACTCCGGGGAAGACCTATAATCCGCTTTTTATTTACGGCGGAGTCGGTTTAGGTAAGACCCATCTTTTACAGGCCGTGGGGCACGCTTTGGCCCAATGCCAAAATTGTAAAATAATGTATGTCACCTCCGAAAAGTTTACCAATGAATATATCCAAGCGGTAAAAAATGGCCGGGGCAAAGAGTTTAAGGATGCCTATCGCAACGTGGATTTGCTTTTGATTGATGATATCCAGTTTATTGCCGGGAAAGAGGGGACACAAGAAGAATTTTTTCATACCTTTAATCATTTACACCAATCAAATAAGCAGATTGTTTTAACTTCAGATCGTCCGCCTAAAGCCATTCCGGCGCTGGAGAAAAGATTGTTGTCCCGTTTTGAATGGGGGATGATTGCGGACGTGTCCGCTCCCGACTTGGAAACAAGAATTGCTATTTTGGAAGCGAAACTAAAAGAAAAAAATTATGCCTTGGAAAGAGAGATTGTTTCTTTTATCGCCAGCCATGTGCAGAATAACATCAGGGAGTTAGAAGGAGCCCTAAATCGTATTATGGCTTTTAATCAATTTAATAATACGCCGATTAATTTGGAGAATGTAAAAAATATTTTAAGCACCATCAGCCGACCCGCCAGCGGTGGACGCGCCAATATCACTCCCAAGACGCTTATTAAAACCGTGGCGGAATTTTACGATTTAGCCATTGAGGAGCTTATTGGGAAAAGCCGCGAAAAAAGATTAGCCTATCCCCGCCAGATTATTATGTATTTAATGCGCGAAGAAGTTCAAAGTTCTTACCCGGCCATTGGTCAGGAGTTGGGGGGCAGGGACCATACCACGGCTATGCATGCTTATCATAAAATTATAGGCGAAATAGAAAATTGCGAAAAAACCAAGCAGGAAATCAGCGCTATCAAAGAACGGCTTTATAATTGTTAA